A single Hippocampus zosterae strain Florida chromosome 19, ASM2543408v3, whole genome shotgun sequence DNA region contains:
- the LOC127592671 gene encoding sine oculis-binding protein homolog isoform X1, which produces MPEMEKGRPPESKRSRKPAHPVKREINQEMKTFAESTMNELLGWYGYDKVDLRDAEANEIRNYRERRQHVSVLKENSLPKPKSVDSKVSHSVLAMKSVERESFGVPSSSSSSSSTNTSSRTPMEQKSAPVIVPLIKPSAVDDVQNVQIVCVWCQKEGVKRYSLCMGSELKSFCSEKCFAACRRAYFKRNKARDEDLHGERSPQHSHPEDSPRLVMKINSNVRSLSPVLQVCDWCKHVRHTKEYLDFGSGEERLQFCSTKCLNQYKMDVFYREARAALTCSSPARAGQEGRSDHNILGQNLLTPESWNNTSTTGEAHQRNISPKGPAPILGSSESSSGSPSETSSSSKLPVTGQRTLERPIQPPPSSAALEVSPHPTLIPPPLPRHPLEHPRMPQMQMPFIRPPLHAQGLRSPLANAHHPRPSGSSSSPIHRPPQSPHLQPPNSSSVNPPGLMHPLPRPYYPGLHSPPLMLPRGPVPMPPLMNFAIPSFSPLLPQPTVLVPYPIIVPLPVPIPIPIPIPVPSKTNHETPNHTGVIQPVPEGTDRCRSISARFPSPGIPEGNGQLLNHRLSGNFPHGLPSPSDPSSKDIGWVKSERPFSSPSSTCHSGTLSPRAQYNTSPSSTRSSEGLTDYKQQQHSERQVIQWVLQRSQVKLEPNVKAVVDFSGLEESGSVQGTKSGPPPPTQPPSLDTVYQHKDSHTSPSHTPSPKVNNHSYDAMPSVLKSQNHGPNGVSSVLSIASPGSPLPQRPPAPTEPALTEMESIKENKCSVVCSVRVEGPVNQTEEPSTASRDTGEDPHLPDEDHAYALPTAPKTGGTTTPLLLPKLRDKGSLRSPANNMPSAGDMEPALKRRCLRIRDQNK; this is translated from the exons ACTTTTGCAGAAAGCACGATGAACGAGCTTCTTGGATGGTACGGCTACGACAAAGTAGATCTGCGAGACGCCGAGGCTAACGAGATCAGGAACTACAGGGAGAGGCGGCAGCATGTGTCCGTGTTGAAAG AAAACTCTTTGCCAAAACCGAAAAGCGTGGACAGCAAAGTCAGTCACTCGGTCCTCGCGATGAAGAGCGTTGAGAGGGAGTCATTCGGCGTTCCttcgtcttcctcttcctcctcatcaacAAACACATCATCAAGAACGCCCATGGAGCAAAAGAGCGCGCCCGTTATCGTGCCGCTCATAAAGCCGTCAGCAG TGGATGACGTGCAGAATGTGCAGATAGTGTGCGTTTGGTGCCAGAAGGAAGGTGTCAAGCGCTACTCTCTATGCATGGGCTCCGAACTCAAGAGCTTCTGCAGCGAAAAGTGTTTCGCCGCCTGCAGACGGGCTTACTTCAAGCGCAATAAG GCCAGAGATGAAGACCTCCATGGGGAGAGATCGCCCCAGCACTCCCACCCGGAGGACTCACCCAGGCTGGTGATGAAGATCAACAGCAACGTCAGA TCTCTTTCTCCTGTGTTGCAGGTGTGCGATTGGTGTAAGCATGTCCGCCACACCAAAGAATACCTGGATTTCGGATCGGGTGAAGAGCGACTCCAGTTCTGCAGCACCAAATGCCTGAATCAGTACAAGATGGATGTGTTCTACAGAGAAGCTCGAGCGGCTCTTACATGCTCAAGCCCTGCCAGAGCTGGCCAAGAGGGGAGATCAGACCACAATATTCTGGGGCAAAACCTTCTCACGCCAGAGTCTTGGAACAACACGAGTACCACAGGGGAAGCGCATCAAAGAAACATATCTCCCAAGGGCCCGGCACCAATCCTGGGATCATCAGAATCATCCTCCGGGTCGCCATCAGAGACATCATCTTCTTCTAAGCTTCCTGTCACTGGGCAGAGAACTCTAGAAAGGCCCATTCAGCCTCCTCCATCTTCTGCTGCTCTCGAGGTGTCACCTCACCCTACACttattcctcctcctcttccacgCCACCCACTAGAACATCCGCGGATGCCTCAAATGCAAATGCCCTTCATTAGACCTCCGCTTCATGCCCAGGGTCTCAGAAGCCCCCTCGCTAATGCCCACCATCCAAGACCCTCTGGTTCTTCATCCAGTCCTATCCACAGACCTCCACAGTCTCCACACCTGCAGCCTCCCAATTCCTCCTCCGTTAACCCCCCAGGGTTGATGCATCCTCTCCCTCGGCCCTATTATCCTGGCTTACACTCTCCTCCGCTTATGTTACCCAGAGGCCCTGTGCCAATGCCTCCCTTAATGAACTTTGCCATTCCTTCCTTCAGTCCTCTTCTACCCCAGCCCACTGTCCTGGTACCGTACCCCATTATTGTTCCTCTACCTGTCCCAATACCCATTCCGATACCAATTCCCGTCCCTTCCAAAACAAACCATGAAACCCCAAACCATACTGGTGTTATACAGCCTGTGCCAGAGGGAACAGACAGATGTAGATCCATATCAGCAAGGTTTCCATCCCCCGGGATCCCTGAAGGGAACGGCCAATTGTTAAACCACAGATTGAGTGGAAACTTTCCTCATGGTCTCCCTTCACCCAGTGACCCCAGTTCCAAGGACATAGGTTGGGTTAAATCAGAGAGGCCATTTTCATCCCCTTCGTCAACGTGCCACAGTGGAACATTATCTCCCAGAGCCCAGTACAACACATCACCCTCCTCAACACGCAGCTCAGAAGGACTGACGGActacaaacaacaacagcactcAGAACGACAAGTTATACAATGGGTTCTACAGAGATCCCAGGTGAAGCTAGAACCCAACGTCAAAGCAGTAGTGGACTTCTCAGGGCTAGAGGAGTCAGGGTCTGTGCAGGGTACCAAATCAGGCCCACCTCCACCAACACAGCCCCCTTCTCTTGACACTGTATACCAACATAAGGACAGCCACACCTCACCTTCACACACTCCAAGCCCTAAAGTGAACAACCACTCATATGATGCCATGCCTTCTGTACTGAAATCTCAGAACCATGGTCCTAATGGGGTTTCCTCAGTGTTATCCATAGCCAGTCCGGGCTCACCCTTACCCCAGAGACCACCCGCACCTACAGAGCCCGCACTAACCGAGATGGAATCtataaaagaaaacaagtgCTCAGTTGTCTGCTCTGTACGAGTTGAGGGCCCAGTTAATCAGACAGAGGAGCCTTCAACAGCCAGTAGGGATACAGGAGAAGACCCACACTTGCCAGACGAGGACCACGCCTATGCCCTACCTACCGCACCAAAGACAGGTGGGACCACCACCCCACTACTCTTGCCCAAACTCAGGGACAAGGGTAGTTTAAGGAGCCCTGCTAATAATATGCCCAGTGCTGGAGACATGGAGCCAGCTTTGAAGAGGAGATGCCTACGAATCCGtgatcaaaacaaataa
- the LOC127592671 gene encoding sine oculis-binding protein homolog isoform X2 — protein MPEMEKGRPPESKRSRKPAHPVKREINQEMKTFAESTMNELLGWYGYDKVDLRDAEANEIRNYRERRQHVSVLKENSLPKPKSVDSKVSHSVLAMKSVERESFGVPSSSSSSSSTNTSSRTPMEQKSAPVIVPLIKPSAVDDVQNVQIVCVWCQKEGVKRYSLCMGSELKSFCSEKCFAACRRAYFKRNKARDEDLHGERSPQHSHPEDSPRLVMKINSNVRVCDWCKHVRHTKEYLDFGSGEERLQFCSTKCLNQYKMDVFYREARAALTCSSPARAGQEGRSDHNILGQNLLTPESWNNTSTTGEAHQRNISPKGPAPILGSSESSSGSPSETSSSSKLPVTGQRTLERPIQPPPSSAALEVSPHPTLIPPPLPRHPLEHPRMPQMQMPFIRPPLHAQGLRSPLANAHHPRPSGSSSSPIHRPPQSPHLQPPNSSSVNPPGLMHPLPRPYYPGLHSPPLMLPRGPVPMPPLMNFAIPSFSPLLPQPTVLVPYPIIVPLPVPIPIPIPIPVPSKTNHETPNHTGVIQPVPEGTDRCRSISARFPSPGIPEGNGQLLNHRLSGNFPHGLPSPSDPSSKDIGWVKSERPFSSPSSTCHSGTLSPRAQYNTSPSSTRSSEGLTDYKQQQHSERQVIQWVLQRSQVKLEPNVKAVVDFSGLEESGSVQGTKSGPPPPTQPPSLDTVYQHKDSHTSPSHTPSPKVNNHSYDAMPSVLKSQNHGPNGVSSVLSIASPGSPLPQRPPAPTEPALTEMESIKENKCSVVCSVRVEGPVNQTEEPSTASRDTGEDPHLPDEDHAYALPTAPKTGGTTTPLLLPKLRDKGSLRSPANNMPSAGDMEPALKRRCLRIRDQNK, from the exons ACTTTTGCAGAAAGCACGATGAACGAGCTTCTTGGATGGTACGGCTACGACAAAGTAGATCTGCGAGACGCCGAGGCTAACGAGATCAGGAACTACAGGGAGAGGCGGCAGCATGTGTCCGTGTTGAAAG AAAACTCTTTGCCAAAACCGAAAAGCGTGGACAGCAAAGTCAGTCACTCGGTCCTCGCGATGAAGAGCGTTGAGAGGGAGTCATTCGGCGTTCCttcgtcttcctcttcctcctcatcaacAAACACATCATCAAGAACGCCCATGGAGCAAAAGAGCGCGCCCGTTATCGTGCCGCTCATAAAGCCGTCAGCAG TGGATGACGTGCAGAATGTGCAGATAGTGTGCGTTTGGTGCCAGAAGGAAGGTGTCAAGCGCTACTCTCTATGCATGGGCTCCGAACTCAAGAGCTTCTGCAGCGAAAAGTGTTTCGCCGCCTGCAGACGGGCTTACTTCAAGCGCAATAAG GCCAGAGATGAAGACCTCCATGGGGAGAGATCGCCCCAGCACTCCCACCCGGAGGACTCACCCAGGCTGGTGATGAAGATCAACAGCAACGTCAGA GTGTGCGATTGGTGTAAGCATGTCCGCCACACCAAAGAATACCTGGATTTCGGATCGGGTGAAGAGCGACTCCAGTTCTGCAGCACCAAATGCCTGAATCAGTACAAGATGGATGTGTTCTACAGAGAAGCTCGAGCGGCTCTTACATGCTCAAGCCCTGCCAGAGCTGGCCAAGAGGGGAGATCAGACCACAATATTCTGGGGCAAAACCTTCTCACGCCAGAGTCTTGGAACAACACGAGTACCACAGGGGAAGCGCATCAAAGAAACATATCTCCCAAGGGCCCGGCACCAATCCTGGGATCATCAGAATCATCCTCCGGGTCGCCATCAGAGACATCATCTTCTTCTAAGCTTCCTGTCACTGGGCAGAGAACTCTAGAAAGGCCCATTCAGCCTCCTCCATCTTCTGCTGCTCTCGAGGTGTCACCTCACCCTACACttattcctcctcctcttccacgCCACCCACTAGAACATCCGCGGATGCCTCAAATGCAAATGCCCTTCATTAGACCTCCGCTTCATGCCCAGGGTCTCAGAAGCCCCCTCGCTAATGCCCACCATCCAAGACCCTCTGGTTCTTCATCCAGTCCTATCCACAGACCTCCACAGTCTCCACACCTGCAGCCTCCCAATTCCTCCTCCGTTAACCCCCCAGGGTTGATGCATCCTCTCCCTCGGCCCTATTATCCTGGCTTACACTCTCCTCCGCTTATGTTACCCAGAGGCCCTGTGCCAATGCCTCCCTTAATGAACTTTGCCATTCCTTCCTTCAGTCCTCTTCTACCCCAGCCCACTGTCCTGGTACCGTACCCCATTATTGTTCCTCTACCTGTCCCAATACCCATTCCGATACCAATTCCCGTCCCTTCCAAAACAAACCATGAAACCCCAAACCATACTGGTGTTATACAGCCTGTGCCAGAGGGAACAGACAGATGTAGATCCATATCAGCAAGGTTTCCATCCCCCGGGATCCCTGAAGGGAACGGCCAATTGTTAAACCACAGATTGAGTGGAAACTTTCCTCATGGTCTCCCTTCACCCAGTGACCCCAGTTCCAAGGACATAGGTTGGGTTAAATCAGAGAGGCCATTTTCATCCCCTTCGTCAACGTGCCACAGTGGAACATTATCTCCCAGAGCCCAGTACAACACATCACCCTCCTCAACACGCAGCTCAGAAGGACTGACGGActacaaacaacaacagcactcAGAACGACAAGTTATACAATGGGTTCTACAGAGATCCCAGGTGAAGCTAGAACCCAACGTCAAAGCAGTAGTGGACTTCTCAGGGCTAGAGGAGTCAGGGTCTGTGCAGGGTACCAAATCAGGCCCACCTCCACCAACACAGCCCCCTTCTCTTGACACTGTATACCAACATAAGGACAGCCACACCTCACCTTCACACACTCCAAGCCCTAAAGTGAACAACCACTCATATGATGCCATGCCTTCTGTACTGAAATCTCAGAACCATGGTCCTAATGGGGTTTCCTCAGTGTTATCCATAGCCAGTCCGGGCTCACCCTTACCCCAGAGACCACCCGCACCTACAGAGCCCGCACTAACCGAGATGGAATCtataaaagaaaacaagtgCTCAGTTGTCTGCTCTGTACGAGTTGAGGGCCCAGTTAATCAGACAGAGGAGCCTTCAACAGCCAGTAGGGATACAGGAGAAGACCCACACTTGCCAGACGAGGACCACGCCTATGCCCTACCTACCGCACCAAAGACAGGTGGGACCACCACCCCACTACTCTTGCCCAAACTCAGGGACAAGGGTAGTTTAAGGAGCCCTGCTAATAATATGCCCAGTGCTGGAGACATGGAGCCAGCTTTGAAGAGGAGATGCCTACGAATCCGtgatcaaaacaaataa